From Paenibacillus sp. FSL H8-0537:
GTCAACCCATCAAATATATCTGTATATTCAGAGTCAGTAATATTAAAAAAGTCATCAACTAACTCCGTTTTGAGAATGGGCAAATTTTTCCCTTTAGGAATAACTCTAGCAACAATTTTTATGGCTAAAGGGTTATTGTTTAATAGATCTCCAAGAATATCCTCTTTTAAAATCTTCAAATCAAAATCACTTATCGGAGACAAGTAAAATGTTTGAAAAAGCTCAAGAGCCTCTTCCGACGTAAACGCTCTCAATTCATGACGTTGCTCATATTCAAATCCAATCCACTCTCTTGAAGTTACTACAACTACAGAATACTCACAAATAAAATTTATAATATCTTTTATTTGCTCTGATTGTTCAATATAAAGCATCGGCTCAAAATTATCCAGTATAATTAATGCATTCATTTTCATCTGATTTTGAATAACATGTTCTTTAAGATTAATAGAACTATCTAACCCAAAACATTGAGCAATTTTATACTCAAATGTTTTATAATTATCAATAAATTCGCAATCAATAAAATAAATCCCATCTCTGAAATGATTTCTATTGAACATTTCGATTGCTGCTTTTTTAATTATTGTAGTTTTCCCAATACCTCCAGAACCTTTTATAGTTAATATTCTCTCATTAGTCTCAAGTACTTTACGAATGATATCCTCTAAGTCAGTGGTTCTACCAACAAAACTAATTAAATTTTTTGAGTCAATGAATTCGGATAGTTTACTCTTATCCTGTCCATTTTTTATATTAATTTTCGCCTTACCCTTTTCTGCCTTCATAATTATTATTTTGTTCGGGTTATATATAATACAGTTTTCAATCTCATCTATTTTCCCTTTTCGAAAAACTTTAAAAATTAAACTGCTTAAATCTGTGCCCCAAACTCTTACGATAGGATAAGTAACTATCTCCTGATTTTTTTTGGGTGCCTTATCAGTGTAAATAAACACCCCCTTTAGTTTTTCGTATAACACTAAATTCTGTTCAATCTCTTCTAAAGTCATAAACTTACTTTTTAAATATACGTCCTCTACTACATGCTTATTTTGCATTAACTTAGTGAATATAAATATGTAGTCATATTCCTCTAAATCACGAAGGTTTTCTTCAGATAAGTAGTAAAGGTCAACTTGCATTTCGAACTTACTGAAATGATTAACTATTTTGTCAAATGAAAAGCCACAAGCAATATCAATAGGTGAAGCGATTAATATTGCAACTTTCATTAAACCTGTATCAAATTGAATTTTTTCTATATTATCAATCTCTTCTGTTACACTCGCACTGACTCGAGAAAATGAATCTTTTTGTACCAATAAACTATCTAAAAAGCTAGTTAGCCCTGACTCCCAATCCATTATCTTTATTGATTCAACTCCATATTCTTCAAATCCTTCATTCTCTGTAGTTACAATATAGTGATTTCCTGTTAATCCCTTGTATACTGTACTTATATACTCAAATTGTTGCTTTACATATGGATCCGAAAAACTAAATCCTATAAAAATAATTGTTTGATCAGATATTATAGTTTTTAATCTTTCAATAGCAGCTCCATTATTTCCATACAAATCTTCGTAATCATCTTTAAATAGGATGCATTTCCCTGGGTCTTCTATACAGCCATGCAACTTAAAAATATAATTGGATAGATTCGATAAATTCGCTATATGATAGTTATTGTCGAATTGGATTTTTTTAAAACCTGTTGCTGTCTCCAACGCTCTGTCGTAGTTAGTTGTAATAATTTTTTCTGAGATTTTACCTATTTTTTCGTGTGCACTTAGTTTGCTTAAATCACTAAACTGTCCATCAAATACTCTATTAAGCACACCAAATATCTCTCTTTTTTTATCTTTAATTTTTTCCAATACTTCAATTTCCGTAAAAAACTTATTTTTAAGTACTTCAATCATTTGGTTATATTTTGGATCATACTGTGATAAGTCCTTTAGAAATTCTACTATTAATTCACTCCAGTTAGGAAAGCCTAGAGGTTTTGAAAAGCCGGAACCAATAAAAAAAACTAGCTTATTTTTCTGAATAGCATCAATAATTTGAGGGTTTATATTCATTACTGTTTACCTCTTCCTATGATAGTCTTCTCATTATTATATCAATGTAAGTAAGGTAGAATACATTATTGGCGATAACTTTTCCAAGATAACAATTTCTTCAACTTCATACCCCACACTAATAACCAGGATTTTTCTTTGAAATGGCGCAAAATATCTATATTTCCCTATATTAGAGTTATTATAATTTTTATTAGTAGGGAGAAGTTAGATAATAAACGTGATATTCAATGAGGAAAATGTCGATACAATAATTGTAAGTGTTTCTATAGATGCAAAGAACCATATGAAAACTGTAGTAGAATTTAATATAAAGCTATTAGGTCTCTTTCTTTAAAATAAACTACTTACAGTATTTCCTTTTCTTAATTACTTCTAATGGAATTATATCAAAAATAGGTTTATGATTCTACAATGTAGCACAATCTACTCAACTTGCTGTCACTTAATAGTACGGATTACCAAACTCTATCTGTAACAGCAAGTTTTTGAACACCTTAACAGGTGCCCCCTCGGCATTATTTAACGCTTGCCGGGCTTATATAACCGCCACCCGCCATCGTTTTTCACCCAACTTAATCCCCTGAACGATCTTCCCCGTGCAGCTCAATCATATGCTGGCTATGGGTCTCTCCCCAATCGTTAAGTGCCTGTAACACCGTGCTTAAGCCTTTGCCGTATTCTGAAATGGAGTATTCCACTTTCGGCGGAATTTGGTTATACACCTTGCGATAAACGATATCGTTATATTCAAGTTCTCTTAATTGCTGCGTGAGCATCTTTTTATTGATATCCGTTATTGCTCTTTGCAGCTCGCTGAATCTCATGATGCCGTTCGAAATAAGCTGAAGCAGAATGACTGACTTCCATTTCCCCACTAAAATATCCAGTGCCGATTCAAACTTGCAATATGATTTCATTAAAAGCCCCCCATTTCCTCATTTCCTTATGCTTGGTTATGTTTGGTTAAGGTAACCTTTTGTTAACTATGTTTAGATAAAGTGCCTACTTCCTTAAATCATTGACCAAGGTCTATTATACCTTTAGCAAGTAGCGAAAAAGTAGTTAGGAGGCAGCATTATTCATGAATATCGCGTTATGGATCGTTCAAGGTCTAGCAGCACTGGGTTTTGTTTACTCAGGATGGTTGAAGGCATTTCAGTACGAAAAAGCCAAGGCTTCTTGGGGATGGGTAAAGGACGTTTCAAAAGGGTTTGTCGTTTTTATTGGATTAGCAGAATTACTCGGTGCAATTGGAATCATTCTGCCTCAAGCGACAAATACCTCACCGGTGCTGACGCCAATTGCCGCAACAACACTTGCCGTAGTTGTTCTCTTCGGTGCCCTCTTTCACATGAAGCGTAAGGAATATCGAGAAATTAGCGTGAACCTTGTCTTTTTCGCATTCGCTGTATTCGTTGCGATCAGTCGTTTTTAGGTAGTCGTTCTATCAAATAAAAACAACATCCCATCCGAATATTAACGGAAAAGGATGTTGTTTGGGGGCGTTTAGCGTTAACTTATGGCCAGGAAATTTCACCTTTGATTACCTGAGCGCTCGTTTCCAAGTCACCTGTATTTTTGAAGTCTGGATGAGCCTTTTCCATCGCCGCAATCAGCTCTTTAGAATCTTTGGCCTTCTCTGCCGCAGCTTCAAATTCTGCAATATAGTTTCGGGTAAAGGTTACACTGGCTGCATCTCCGGAGCTCTCACCTAGGTAATGACCAGGGATCACCCGTTCCGGATTCAATGCAACAATTTGGTCCAAAAGCTCGCGCCAGTGATCACGACTCTCTGGAGTCTGGTTGTCTGCCATCCACACATGCACGTTTTCGTAAATTGGAGCACCGCCAAGGACCGTCTTTTTGGAAGGTACCCAAAGAACCGTATGAGACGGATCTGAACCGTCCAAGCCAATCACCTGTACAGCTTC
This genomic window contains:
- a CDS encoding SIR2 family protein yields the protein MNINPQIIDAIQKNKLVFFIGSGFSKPLGFPNWSELIVEFLKDLSQYDPKYNQMIEVLKNKFFTEIEVLEKIKDKKREIFGVLNRVFDGQFSDLSKLSAHEKIGKISEKIITTNYDRALETATGFKKIQFDNNYHIANLSNLSNYIFKLHGCIEDPGKCILFKDDYEDLYGNNGAAIERLKTIISDQTIIFIGFSFSDPYVKQQFEYISTVYKGLTGNHYIVTTENEGFEEYGVESIKIMDWESGLTSFLDSLLVQKDSFSRVSASVTEEIDNIEKIQFDTGLMKVAILIASPIDIACGFSFDKIVNHFSKFEMQVDLYYLSEENLRDLEEYDYIFIFTKLMQNKHVVEDVYLKSKFMTLEEIEQNLVLYEKLKGVFIYTDKAPKKNQEIVTYPIVRVWGTDLSSLIFKVFRKGKIDEIENCIIYNPNKIIIMKAEKGKAKINIKNGQDKSKLSEFIDSKNLISFVGRTTDLEDIIRKVLETNERILTIKGSGGIGKTTIIKKAAIEMFNRNHFRDGIYFIDCEFIDNYKTFEYKIAQCFGLDSSINLKEHVIQNQMKMNALIILDNFEPMLYIEQSEQIKDIINFICEYSVVVVTSREWIGFEYEQRHELRAFTSEEALELFQTFYLSPISDFDLKILKEDILGDLLNNNPLAIKIVARVIPKGKNLPILKTELVDDFFNITDSEYTDIFDGLTDKNIERSKSLFQSISYSYKRLTSKEKILFEILSLFPDGIHMQNIKTFFEKDEFKMDKNKITDKEINGLENKSLIEINKGFIKLQSILGRFAEYQFNNRTAEEKSGYYKRAFQLNEVLIMFLSNFSEENRKNTLLIFDKNSENFLKNISYIDKFEEDKMRKILFIESLVFFFSKIEHTENLCVELNKVKNHFDNIVNGKLYIDIITEGSRYYRGYFEESYMFLNELLPIDKLRSIDLSSEIGFLLIKHALAVYRYKNGYSIIEYLIDTNFYEYRTRIMEELLFSLGEYKLMMSVNREIDFFTFEVSLNLGTLNISELDEFINSLYKKEYMEIMQTNYIKAKWGFVDNETINKLVVTNPYTLGLKSLMQAFIENDEDKAVKFYKKAIEKLEHISYYYVEAIYFYTKYLRDINSSEMNDWFNKGLILAKEHKYKFQVFQFNSLINSVKQKYDDDLMDFPLKTQAEWYLHEYKERYIH
- a CDS encoding helix-turn-helix domain-containing protein; translation: MKSYCKFESALDILVGKWKSVILLQLISNGIMRFSELQRAITDINKKMLTQQLRELEYNDIVYRKVYNQIPPKVEYSISEYGKGLSTVLQALNDWGETHSQHMIELHGEDRSGD
- a CDS encoding DoxX family protein, with protein sequence MNIALWIVQGLAALGFVYSGWLKAFQYEKAKASWGWVKDVSKGFVVFIGLAELLGAIGIILPQATNTSPVLTPIAATTLAVVVLFGALFHMKRKEYREISVNLVFFAFAVFVAISRF